One Solidesulfovibrio fructosivorans JJ] DNA segment encodes these proteins:
- a CDS encoding Mor transcription activator family protein codes for MREFELEAKLAESLGQAAARAALDALIAEWGGCRLDIPNGTSSRKRRRDNEIRRMYQAGADLFALRDQFGLSDRHLRRIVARVH; via the coding sequence ATGCGCGAATTCGAACTGGAAGCAAAGCTCGCGGAAAGCCTGGGCCAAGCCGCGGCCCGGGCCGCCCTGGACGCCCTCATCGCCGAATGGGGGGGGTGCCGGCTGGATATCCCCAACGGCACGAGTTCGCGCAAGAGACGCCGCGACAACGAAATCCGGCGCATGTACCAGGCCGGGGCCGACCTCTTCGCCCTGCGCGACCAGTTCGGCCTGTCCGACCGGCATCTGCGCCGCATTGTGGCGCGCGTTCATTGA